The following are encoded together in the Nitrospirota bacterium genome:
- a CDS encoding HAD-IA family hydrolase: MNLIAIDLDGTLEDSRRDMISSVHRVRAGFSLSRRSDDRIAPWVNQGMERLYLNCFDDYLEKGIYPERMNIVRNAYELDYLGQVATETRLYPGISEALSGLSLVGRLVVVTNKPEKISKRLLKELKIDHWISGLVGGDTIGKIKPDPALLQEAARLAGYSSDSGISFMIGDTSGDIQMGRAFGAVTIWCAWGYSKNPGVAPHETATDPEQLKELVQKRTPKQIEAII; the protein is encoded by the coding sequence ATGAATCTTATTGCGATTGATCTCGATGGAACGCTTGAAGACAGCCGTCGGGATATGATTTCTTCCGTACATCGGGTGCGGGCCGGTTTTTCACTTTCCAGACGGTCAGATGACCGGATTGCTCCCTGGGTCAATCAGGGAATGGAACGACTTTACCTGAACTGTTTCGACGACTATCTCGAAAAGGGAATTTATCCCGAACGAATGAATATCGTTCGGAACGCGTATGAACTTGATTATCTCGGCCAAGTTGCAACTGAAACCCGCCTGTATCCAGGCATCTCCGAAGCACTTTCAGGACTGTCGCTTGTCGGCCGTCTGGTTGTCGTCACAAACAAACCTGAAAAGATCTCGAAGCGATTACTGAAGGAGTTGAAAATAGACCATTGGATCTCCGGTCTTGTTGGAGGGGATACGATTGGAAAAATAAAACCTGATCCAGCTCTTTTACAAGAGGCGGCCCGCCTGGCGGGTTATTCATCCGACTCAGGCATTTCCTTTATGATTGGAGATACGTCCGGGGATATTCAGATGGGGCGTGCCTTTGGCGCCGTCACGATCTGGTGCGCCTGGGGTTATTCAAAAAATCCGGGAGTCGCACCTCACGAAACTGCCACAGATCCGGAACAGCTCAAAGAGCTTGTGCAAAAGCGAACGCCAAAGCAAATTGAAGCCATTATTTAG
- a CDS encoding anthranilate synthase component I family protein, with product MGTVFQPLVRSIPYESPLITFKKIYQSPPAFLLESSRESGATGRYSFIGTDPYMTFLFDGTQGVITRKGKPPEGTGSDPFHTLQELLAGFQLDRAPDLPPFFGGAAGFFGYDVVRYFEKLPGRKKKTETFPEIYLFFIDTVIAFDHLERRAEIIYHPSPEDLNGIDWETLKSRGEIKIAAYLDILNGPFPAPSPSSSASRDRNLVFESSLSRNEFENIVLQCQEYIRCGDIFQANLSLRFSFDRPGVHPLVLYERLQKINPSPFSSFLDGGSFQIVSSSPERLVSLSHGILSTRPIAGTRPRGTSETEQIQMRSDLIASTKERAEHLMMIDLERNDLGKVTRFGSVKVDEFMRIESYSHVIHIVSNIIGNIKPGVDWQDILKALFPGGTISGVPKIRAMEIIDELEPVKRGPYTGSLGYISFSGELDLNILIRSLFLNQDRGFIQTGAGIVSDSIPRKEYEETLHKAEALIRTLLGNR from the coding sequence ATGGGAACTGTTTTTCAACCTCTAGTCAGATCCATTCCTTACGAGTCTCCCCTCATCACATTCAAGAAAATCTATCAATCTCCTCCCGCTTTCCTGCTCGAAAGCAGCAGAGAGAGTGGCGCAACGGGAAGATACTCTTTTATTGGGACGGACCCTTACATGACATTTCTCTTTGACGGAACTCAGGGAGTGATCACTCGGAAAGGCAAGCCGCCCGAAGGGACCGGTTCTGATCCCTTTCATACTCTTCAAGAACTCCTCGCGGGATTTCAATTGGATAGGGCACCCGATCTGCCTCCATTTTTTGGCGGAGCTGCCGGTTTTTTCGGCTACGATGTCGTCCGTTATTTTGAAAAACTTCCCGGTCGCAAAAAGAAAACCGAGACCTTTCCGGAAATCTACCTTTTTTTTATCGACACGGTGATCGCATTCGATCATTTGGAACGGCGAGCGGAGATTATTTATCACCCCTCGCCGGAAGACCTCAACGGAATCGATTGGGAAACGCTGAAATCCCGGGGCGAGATAAAAATTGCCGCATACCTGGACATTTTGAACGGACCTTTTCCGGCTCCTTCCCCTTCGTCATCGGCCTCCCGGGATCGGAACCTCGTCTTCGAATCCTCGTTATCCCGGAATGAATTTGAAAACATCGTTCTTCAATGCCAGGAATATATTCGATGCGGCGATATTTTTCAGGCGAACCTTTCACTCCGCTTTTCATTTGATCGACCTGGGGTTCATCCTCTCGTCCTTTACGAACGCCTGCAAAAGATTAATCCGTCCCCGTTTTCCTCTTTCCTGGATGGCGGGTCTTTTCAAATTGTCTCGTCCTCTCCTGAAAGACTCGTCAGTCTCTCCCATGGCATACTTTCAACACGGCCGATTGCAGGAACCCGTCCCCGCGGTACAAGTGAGACTGAACAGATTCAGATGCGATCCGATCTGATTGCAAGCACAAAAGAACGCGCCGAACATTTGATGATGATTGATCTTGAGCGGAACGATCTCGGGAAGGTGACCCGCTTTGGGTCAGTCAAAGTGGACGAATTCATGAGAATCGAAAGCTATTCTCATGTCATTCATATCGTTTCCAATATTATTGGGAACATCAAGCCAGGAGTGGACTGGCAAGATATATTGAAAGCGCTCTTTCCGGGAGGGACGATTTCGGGAGTTCCGAAAATCAGGGCGATGGAAATTATTGACGAACTGGAACCGGTCAAACGGGGACCTTATACCGGTTCTCTTGGATACATCAGTTTTTCAGGAGAACTTGACCTGAATATTCTGATCCGGAGCTTATTTTTGAATCAGGATCGGGGTTTTATTCAAACAGGCGCCGGCATCGTCTCTGACTCGATTCCTCGAAAGGAATACGAGGAGACCCTTCACAAAGCCGAAGCACTTATTCGGACGCTTCTTGGGAATCGATGA
- a CDS encoding aminotransferase class IV produces the protein MRDNPIIFFNGRWIRLKSARISPLDRGFLYGDGVFETLRAYDGKIFKLELHLQRLFCSAKRIALSFPMTAHKFGSIARSILIKNSLKNGIVRITCSRGVTPLGKDRVRSIPPTLIVTAFPVIPSADSLYRKGISLALVKTIRNHPAAIPNEIKSANFLNNILAKREATLSGADEGILLNYRGYLSEGTISNLFFVRQGKLYTPSLKSGILEGITRNCVIEIAKQSGMPVIERLIRPDELKNAEECFVTSTGYEIMPATKLNGKVIGKGKPGKTTQRLMALFRTYRSRSLES, from the coding sequence ATGAGAGATAACCCGATTATTTTTTTCAATGGGCGATGGATCCGATTGAAATCGGCCCGTATTTCTCCCCTTGATCGGGGATTTCTCTATGGAGATGGCGTTTTTGAAACGCTTCGGGCCTATGACGGAAAGATTTTCAAATTAGAATTGCACCTTCAGAGACTCTTTTGTTCTGCGAAACGGATTGCCCTGTCCTTTCCAATGACGGCTCACAAATTTGGATCGATCGCCAGAAGCATATTGATAAAAAATAGCTTAAAAAACGGCATCGTCAGAATTACTTGTTCTCGCGGAGTGACTCCTTTAGGCAAGGACCGTGTTCGATCTATCCCCCCTACCTTGATTGTCACCGCTTTTCCGGTCATTCCATCTGCCGATTCTCTTTACAGGAAAGGGATCTCTCTCGCCCTCGTCAAAACAATTCGAAATCATCCGGCAGCTATCCCGAACGAAATTAAATCCGCGAATTTCCTTAATAACATCCTGGCAAAAAGAGAAGCCACGCTCTCAGGCGCGGATGAAGGCATCCTGTTAAATTATCGAGGATATTTATCCGAAGGGACGATCAGCAATCTTTTCTTTGTTCGACAAGGCAAACTGTATACGCCTTCCTTAAAATCCGGAATCCTCGAAGGGATCACTCGAAACTGCGTCATCGAGATCGCGAAACAAAGCGGAATGCCGGTCATTGAAAGGCTGATCAGACCGGATGAACTTAAAAATGCGGAAGAATGCTTTGTCACCAGTACCGGGTATGAGATTATGCCTGCGACAAAATTAAATGGAAAAGTCATTGGAAAAGGGAAACCGGGTAAAACCACCCAAAGATTGATGGCCCTTTTCAGAACTTATCGTTCTCGATCCCTTGAATCTTAA
- a CDS encoding DUF3422 family protein — protein sequence MDFSIMSQFKSHLSLPLHIHHVAYLMKDPPHDAPLAKAEFRQLISWFQIEPEHCFEEKKMGLGIKKYPNGDQLLILWRLHTEYYSYQTWHLPSNPSRVLTFGPIDLPGYLFQSCPLGTRISWMDILVQSGNDPVSKQELQEVFRGPEIFGSRVIEAISLYTDFAPDEHEKVRFLVRSADVRSLKEKAPFILESLSFLENYRHLILFPLDEFNQHMDRFYQLEKDQVVKREEISRGLETSSPKQFKEWLILLTRTLSEVNRIGDNVRYHLASAVPYDSILNATLEELKETGEIGFQPLGYFIKRKVRGIADGYLRLIERIDALNKALEGTVAVLRTRVDLAMEEQNLSLLKSVDETTKNQVHLQQTVEGLSVIVLTYYITGIANYFFKGVSEWGLIQSPGLATAVCLPISFLIAFGLVYRVKRALTRRDHQNNE from the coding sequence ATGGACTTTTCCATTATGAGCCAGTTCAAGTCCCATCTCTCCCTTCCTCTCCATATTCATCATGTCGCCTATTTAATGAAAGATCCCCCTCATGACGCTCCTCTCGCGAAAGCGGAGTTTCGGCAGCTCATTTCCTGGTTTCAGATCGAACCGGAGCACTGCTTTGAAGAAAAGAAGATGGGACTTGGCATTAAAAAATATCCCAATGGGGATCAGCTCCTCATTTTATGGAGGCTCCATACGGAATATTACAGTTATCAAACATGGCATCTCCCATCCAATCCTTCCCGAGTCCTCACTTTTGGCCCGATTGATCTGCCGGGATATCTTTTCCAATCCTGTCCACTGGGTACCCGAATCTCCTGGATGGATATTCTGGTTCAATCAGGGAATGATCCGGTTTCAAAACAGGAACTGCAAGAGGTGTTCAGAGGTCCTGAGATATTTGGAAGCCGCGTGATCGAGGCCATTTCACTTTATACCGATTTTGCTCCTGATGAGCATGAAAAGGTTCGGTTCCTCGTCCGTTCTGCCGATGTCCGGTCACTTAAAGAAAAGGCGCCGTTTATCCTGGAATCTCTCTCATTTCTCGAAAATTACAGGCACTTGATTCTTTTTCCGCTTGATGAATTTAACCAGCATATGGATCGCTTTTATCAACTCGAAAAAGACCAGGTGGTAAAAAGGGAAGAAATTTCCCGGGGTTTGGAAACCTCGAGTCCGAAGCAATTTAAGGAGTGGCTGATCCTGCTCACCCGGACGCTCTCGGAAGTCAACCGGATAGGAGACAATGTCCGATATCATCTCGCATCTGCTGTCCCTTATGACAGCATTCTCAATGCGACACTGGAAGAGCTGAAAGAGACCGGGGAGATCGGTTTTCAGCCGTTGGGCTATTTTATCAAACGAAAAGTCCGGGGAATCGCAGACGGTTATCTCCGACTCATCGAAAGAATCGATGCGCTGAACAAGGCGTTGGAAGGGACCGTTGCCGTACTGAGAACGCGGGTCGATTTGGCGATGGAAGAGCAGAATCTCTCCCTGCTCAAGAGCGTCGACGAAACAACCAAGAATCAGGTCCATCTTCAGCAGACGGTGGAAGGACTCTCTGTCATCGTGCTCACCTATTATATTACCGGGATCGCCAATTATTTTTTCAAAGGAGTCAGCGAGTGGGGGTTGATTCAATCTCCCGGTCTGGCCACAGCCGTTTGTCTTCCCATTTCATTTTTGATTGCTTTCGGACTCGTTTACCGGGTCAAGAGAGCTTTAACCCGCCGCGATCATCAAAACAACGAATAG
- a CDS encoding glutamine synthetase has product MDKVMRGMLTVGELAKMVKKGEIETVILSFTDHYGRLMGKRLDAEFFLEVGVKQGTHACDYLLTVDMENEPVRGYRFANWEKGYGDFHMVPDLATLRMASWLDKSAIVICDLEDEKRGGAVQQAPRTILKKQVQRASKLGYTVMAASELEYYLFRTSYKEAWEKQYQNLESVGWYLEDYHILQGTREEEFHSAVRKHLKQSGIPVENSKGEWGLGQHELNVRYDKILEMADRHVIYKECLKEVAEKMGISVTFMAKFSSVQAGSSSHIHLSLRKNGKNVFPGKKRLGPLQCSDVFRWFLGGWIAHVPDFMVFYAPTINSYKRYQSGSWAPTRLAWSYDNRTGGFRVVGKDESLRIECRIPGADCNPYLAFAAALASGLDGIEKKMEPPPVFEGDIYSAEDLPRVPSTLREATEIFGQSDVVKQTFGDEVAEHYLHFYRSEQEAFDRAVTDWERIRYFERI; this is encoded by the coding sequence ATGGACAAGGTGATGAGAGGAATGTTGACTGTGGGAGAGCTCGCCAAAATGGTGAAGAAAGGGGAGATTGAAACCGTCATTCTTTCCTTTACCGACCACTACGGCAGGCTGATGGGGAAACGTCTTGATGCGGAATTCTTTCTGGAAGTTGGAGTGAAGCAGGGTACTCACGCTTGCGATTATCTTTTGACTGTGGATATGGAAAACGAACCGGTTCGTGGCTATCGCTTTGCGAATTGGGAAAAAGGTTACGGAGATTTTCACATGGTCCCGGACCTTGCCACCTTAAGAATGGCAAGCTGGCTGGACAAGAGTGCGATCGTCATCTGCGATCTGGAAGATGAAAAGAGGGGGGGTGCTGTTCAACAGGCCCCCCGTACAATATTGAAGAAACAGGTTCAAAGGGCTTCAAAGCTGGGCTATACTGTCATGGCCGCATCGGAGTTGGAATATTACCTGTTCCGGACTTCCTATAAAGAGGCCTGGGAAAAACAGTATCAAAATCTTGAGTCCGTGGGATGGTATCTGGAAGACTATCATATTCTGCAAGGGACCCGCGAAGAGGAATTCCATAGCGCGGTACGCAAACATCTGAAGCAGTCCGGAATTCCGGTCGAAAACTCGAAAGGGGAATGGGGGCTGGGACAGCACGAGTTAAACGTCCGTTATGACAAGATCCTGGAAATGGCAGACCGTCATGTGATTTATAAAGAGTGCTTGAAAGAAGTTGCGGAGAAAATGGGAATCAGCGTGACATTCATGGCAAAATTTTCGTCCGTGCAGGCCGGATCAAGTTCCCATATTCATTTAAGCCTTCGAAAAAACGGTAAGAATGTATTTCCAGGAAAAAAACGATTGGGCCCTCTTCAATGTTCCGATGTTTTTCGCTGGTTTCTCGGGGGATGGATCGCCCACGTCCCTGATTTTATGGTTTTTTATGCGCCGACCATTAATTCCTATAAGCGGTATCAGAGCGGCTCATGGGCTCCAACCCGGCTGGCCTGGAGCTACGACAACAGGACAGGTGGCTTCCGTGTTGTGGGCAAAGACGAGAGTCTCAGAATCGAGTGCCGGATTCCGGGAGCCGACTGCAATCCCTACCTTGCCTTTGCGGCGGCCCTTGCTTCAGGTCTAGATGGAATCGAAAAAAAAATGGAGCCGCCTCCGGTTTTTGAGGGGGATATCTATTCTGCCGAAGATCTACCCCGGGTTCCTTCCACGCTTCGCGAAGCGACAGAGATTTTCGGTCAAAGTGACGTGGTTAAACAAACGTTTGGGGACGAGGTGGCAGAACATTATCTCCATTTTTACCGTTCGGAACAGGAAGCGTTTGACAGGGCGGTGACGGATTGGGAAAGAATCAGATATTTCGAACGAATTTAA
- a CDS encoding methylated-DNA--[protein]-cysteine S-methyltransferase: MSRVEFVRKKTTLNIEYGIHPTPLGQCLIALSDGKISFFSFIRKGDENYAIEEMKQDLDGSLFLESPEKTRLFKNRIFPSRKNIDPSPIELTVMGTPFQIKVWKELLRIPYGSQTSYQEIAKRVGFPRAARAVGNAIGQNRISYLIPCHRVIRKSGDPGKYRWGEDQKKKLLFLESRSIKS; the protein is encoded by the coding sequence ATGAGTAGAGTCGAATTCGTGAGAAAAAAAACAACGTTAAACATTGAATATGGAATACACCCTACCCCGTTAGGCCAGTGTTTGATCGCTCTCTCTGATGGGAAGATTTCTTTTTTTAGTTTCATAAGAAAAGGCGATGAAAATTATGCGATCGAGGAAATGAAGCAGGACCTGGACGGATCCCTGTTTTTGGAATCACCTGAAAAAACGCGGCTATTTAAAAACAGGATTTTCCCTTCCCGCAAGAATATCGACCCCTCCCCCATCGAATTAACAGTGATGGGCACCCCATTTCAGATCAAAGTCTGGAAGGAGCTCCTTCGGATCCCTTATGGATCTCAAACCTCCTATCAGGAGATCGCAAAGAGAGTCGGATTCCCTCGTGCCGCGCGCGCAGTGGGCAACGCGATCGGACAAAACCGGATTTCCTATCTCATTCCCTGTCATCGCGTGATTCGAAAATCGGGCGATCCTGGAAAGTACCGATGGGGCGAAGATCAGAAGAAAAAACTTCTTTTTCTGGAATCCAGATCGATAAAATCCTGA
- a CDS encoding glucose 1-dehydrogenase, with product MRLKDKVALITGGGSGIGRETALLFSAEGASVVVVDKDAPGGNQTVALIKSSGGKAIFVQADVSKKAEAEEMVAKAEKAYQHLNILFNNAGIMHGNDDDAIKTEEEVWDLTMNINLKGVFLGCKFGIPALRRSGGGSIINTASFVAHLGAATPQVAYTASKGGVLSFTRELAVIHARENIRVNALCPGPLRTELLMKFLDTEEKKQRRLVHIPMGRFGEAREIAKAALFLASDESSYMTGTSFMVDGGITAAYVTPQ from the coding sequence ATGAGATTGAAAGATAAAGTAGCTCTCATCACAGGAGGTGGAAGCGGGATCGGACGGGAGACAGCGCTTCTTTTTTCTGCCGAAGGGGCATCGGTTGTGGTGGTGGATAAAGATGCGCCCGGAGGAAATCAAACGGTGGCGTTGATTAAGTCTTCAGGAGGGAAAGCGATATTTGTTCAGGCGGATGTGTCCAAAAAGGCGGAGGCCGAAGAAATGGTTGCGAAGGCCGAAAAGGCGTATCAACATCTGAATATCCTGTTTAATAACGCGGGAATCATGCATGGAAACGACGACGACGCGATCAAGACCGAGGAAGAGGTTTGGGACCTGACGATGAACATTAATCTAAAAGGGGTGTTTCTCGGATGCAAATTTGGAATTCCGGCCCTTCGAAGATCCGGGGGCGGATCGATTATCAATACCGCTTCATTTGTGGCTCATTTGGGAGCGGCGACACCTCAGGTGGCCTATACGGCAAGCAAGGGAGGAGTCCTCTCTTTTACGCGAGAACTCGCGGTGATCCACGCACGAGAAAATATCCGGGTGAACGCGCTCTGTCCCGGTCCGCTGAGGACAGAGCTCTTGATGAAATTCCTCGATACGGAAGAGAAGAAGCAGAGACGCCTGGTCCACATTCCGATGGGCCGATTTGGGGAAGCAAGGGAAATTGCAAAAGCAGCCCTTTTTCTGGCATCGGACGAGTCGTCCTATATGACGGGAACGTCGTTCATGGTGGATGGCGGGATCACGGCCGCCTATGTCACACCTCAGTGA
- the pyrF gene encoding orotidine-5'-phosphate decarboxylase: MTLVNENLIIALDVETAEEATEWVIRLKPFVQWFKVGNQLFLADGRRIVEKINQLGCRVFLDLKFYDIPTTVAKAGIEATRLQVGMFNVHALGGIDMMKSCIDASANFAIQHQLTRPKILAVTLLTSHSKTMVEREVGLPGPLISHSIRLGRLAREAKLDGIISSGMELPVLRKELGRELIYVVPGIRPAWSQHDDQKRVETPAEALEHGATFLVMGRPILAAANPEEAVQKVIQEMSLVN, encoded by the coding sequence ATGACCCTCGTGAATGAAAACCTGATCATTGCCCTCGATGTCGAAACTGCCGAAGAAGCCACGGAATGGGTCATTCGGTTAAAGCCCTTCGTTCAATGGTTCAAAGTCGGAAACCAGCTTTTCCTGGCCGATGGACGCCGAATCGTGGAAAAGATCAATCAGCTGGGATGTCGCGTATTCCTTGATTTAAAATTTTATGACATTCCGACGACGGTCGCCAAAGCAGGCATAGAAGCTACCCGGCTGCAGGTGGGGATGTTTAACGTCCACGCATTAGGCGGAATCGACATGATGAAATCCTGCATCGATGCTTCCGCAAATTTTGCAATACAACATCAATTGACTCGACCCAAGATCCTGGCGGTGACGCTATTGACCAGTCACAGCAAAACCATGGTTGAAAGGGAGGTGGGCTTGCCGGGTCCTTTGATCTCCCACTCCATTCGTCTTGGACGACTTGCCAGAGAAGCCAAACTCGATGGTATTATTTCTTCGGGGATGGAACTGCCGGTCTTAAGGAAAGAACTGGGTCGCGAACTTATTTATGTCGTTCCCGGAATCCGGCCCGCGTGGTCACAACACGATGACCAGAAAAGAGTGGAAACCCCTGCCGAGGCGCTTGAACATGGCGCCACGTTTCTCGTCATGGGGAGACCGATTTTAGCGGCCGCAAATCCGGAAGAAGCCGTACAAAAAGTCATTCAGGAAATGTCTCTGGTTAACTAA
- a CDS encoding PilZ domain-containing protein codes for METTQEPIETKRKYPRVRQELPFSFRVVHPESEENWVSTKTNILGGGGISVISPVLLPVGALLHAKINHYARVIEFTAEIVWAEEVLIGESIQSRCGLRFTQISQDSLLSIHDIINNSQSRPFQQIHQNQIDQ; via the coding sequence ATGGAAACAACGCAAGAACCGATTGAAACTAAAAGAAAATATCCGAGAGTCCGTCAGGAACTCCCGTTCTCTTTTCGCGTCGTCCATCCTGAATCAGAGGAAAATTGGGTATCTACAAAAACAAATATCCTGGGTGGAGGAGGTATATCGGTCATTTCGCCTGTTTTGCTTCCGGTTGGGGCCCTTCTTCACGCGAAAATAAACCATTATGCGCGGGTGATCGAATTCACTGCCGAAATTGTCTGGGCGGAGGAAGTGCTTATAGGCGAATCGATCCAGTCAAGATGCGGCCTTCGTTTTACCCAGATTTCTCAGGATAGTCTCCTGTCTATTCACGATATCATCAATAATTCCCAAAGCAGACCATTCCAGCAAATTCATCAAAATCAGATAGACCAGTAG
- a CDS encoding aldehyde dehydrogenase family protein, whose amino-acid sequence MKSSVLKVINPFDQKIVCELPWEEETTLNKKIGEAHQAWGQWRHLSLDERTKQVKIGLERFRSRSEAIAREITLQMGKPIAQSKREMETFFDRADYMISIAGKSLSPIVLPEKKGFHRRIEHLPLGVVFNIAAWNYPLLIPVNVIVPALLAGNTVVLKHSARTPLCGKAFETAFGELEIPGLVTNLVLTHQQTLSVIEDSRIHYVAFTGSVPGGSQIYRHSAKRFIDVGLELGGKDPAYVAEDTDLDFAVENIIDGACYNAGQSCCAVERVYVHHTLYEPFLIKAKKVLEAYQLGNPLEPGTTMGPLVSRSALELLENQVRDGITRGGRLIMGGKRLPDSEGNFFLPTLIADLPNRAELMQEESFGPIVPVMSVADDEEALKCMSDSRYGLTASVWTRDRERAEYFAQNLETGTLYQNRCDYLDPALPWTGMKDSGIAATLSEFGFYHLTKRKSIHFRER is encoded by the coding sequence ATGAAATCATCCGTACTAAAAGTCATTAACCCTTTCGATCAGAAAATCGTCTGCGAACTTCCCTGGGAAGAGGAGACGACACTCAATAAAAAAATAGGAGAAGCCCACCAGGCCTGGGGTCAATGGCGGCACCTCTCTCTGGATGAGCGGACAAAGCAGGTCAAAATCGGGCTGGAACGATTTCGTTCCCGGTCAGAGGCCATTGCCAGGGAGATTACCCTTCAGATGGGGAAACCGATCGCACAGTCCAAAAGAGAAATGGAAACGTTTTTTGACCGGGCGGACTATATGATTTCTATCGCAGGGAAGTCGCTCTCACCGATTGTCCTTCCCGAAAAGAAAGGATTCCATCGCCGCATCGAACATCTTCCTCTGGGGGTCGTTTTTAATATCGCCGCCTGGAATTATCCATTGTTAATACCTGTCAATGTAATCGTTCCGGCGCTTCTCGCGGGTAATACCGTTGTCCTGAAACATAGCGCGAGGACGCCGCTATGCGGGAAAGCCTTCGAAACGGCGTTCGGAGAACTTGAAATACCCGGTCTGGTGACGAATCTGGTGTTGACACACCAGCAGACCCTGAGTGTTATCGAAGATTCGAGGATACATTACGTCGCTTTTACCGGATCGGTGCCGGGTGGAAGTCAAATTTACCGGCATTCGGCCAAACGATTTATCGACGTTGGTTTGGAACTGGGAGGGAAAGACCCGGCCTATGTCGCTGAAGACACCGATCTCGACTTTGCAGTTGAAAATATCATCGATGGTGCCTGTTATAACGCGGGACAATCTTGTTGCGCAGTCGAGCGGGTATATGTCCATCATACACTTTACGAACCTTTTCTCATTAAGGCAAAAAAAGTCCTGGAGGCTTATCAGCTGGGTAACCCGTTGGAACCGGGAACGACGATGGGCCCACTGGTCAGCCGATCCGCGCTTGAACTGCTGGAAAATCAGGTCAGGGACGGAATCACCCGGGGAGGAAGATTAATTATGGGAGGGAAGCGCCTTCCGGATTCGGAGGGAAATTTCTTTTTACCCACTCTGATTGCAGATCTGCCTAATCGTGCTGAATTGATGCAGGAAGAGAGTTTTGGTCCTATTGTCCCGGTCATGTCCGTTGCGGATGACGAGGAAGCATTGAAGTGCATGTCGGACTCAAGATACGGATTGACGGCGTCTGTCTGGACCAGGGACCGTGAAAGGGCGGAATATTTTGCCCAAAATCTGGAAACAGGCACCCTATACCAGAACCGCTGCGATTACCTCGACCCGGCTCTCCCCTGGACCGGAATGAAAGACAGCGGAATTGCCGCTACCCTCTCCGAATTTGGTTTCTATCACCTCACGAAACGAAAAAGCATTCACTTTAGGGAAAGGTAG
- a CDS encoding AraC family ligand binding domain-containing protein, with the protein MTKRDGVAIYPNGVTLAKWPRKEEPTAENVAQEMKKYGYTVYDQQTVAPWFERSRHGHDEAEIRGAISGVITFHFDEFPVTLEAGDILMIPGGIPHEVISHNGSPFSAYKGSKSGERKVTEYANGVGSVEDLAARRASAKMK; encoded by the coding sequence ATGACGAAACGGGATGGAGTCGCAATTTATCCTAACGGGGTGACGCTTGCGAAATGGCCGAGAAAAGAAGAACCGACTGCGGAGAATGTGGCACAGGAAATGAAAAAATACGGATACACGGTTTACGACCAGCAGACGGTGGCCCCCTGGTTTGAACGAAGCCGGCATGGACATGATGAGGCGGAGATTCGAGGAGCCATTTCGGGGGTCATTACCTTTCACTTTGATGAGTTTCCCGTTACCCTCGAAGCGGGAGATATTTTAATGATTCCGGGCGGGATTCCTCATGAGGTCATCAGCCACAACGGGAGCCCTTTCTCGGCATACAAAGGATCCAAAAGTGGTGAACGGAAGGTCACAGAGTATGCAAATGGAGTAGGAAGTGTCGAAGATCTCGCAGCTCGTCGCGCCTCTGCAAAAATGAAATGA
- the msrB gene encoding peptide-methionine (R)-S-oxide reductase MsrB: MSDYQKSDEEWKAMLTPEQYRVLRKEGTEPPFKNSFHENKAKGNYHCAGCDLPLFSSETKFDSGTGWPSFWQPLEESAIETRTDWKLIYPRSEVHCRRCGGHQGHVFKDGPEPTGLRYCINSAALKFIPTGNDSK, from the coding sequence ATGAGTGACTATCAGAAATCAGATGAAGAGTGGAAAGCCATGCTCACGCCGGAACAGTATCGGGTCTTAAGGAAGGAGGGAACGGAACCTCCCTTTAAAAACAGCTTTCATGAAAACAAGGCAAAGGGAAACTATCACTGCGCCGGATGCGACCTGCCTCTTTTCTCATCCGAGACCAAATTTGATAGCGGAACCGGCTGGCCCAGTTTCTGGCAACCTCTGGAAGAATCAGCCATTGAGACAAGAACGGACTGGAAATTAATTTATCCCCGATCGGAAGTCCACTGCCGAAGATGCGGCGGACATCAGGGACACGTTTTCAAGGACGGACCGGAACCGACAGGATTGAGGTACTGCATTAACTCGGCGGCATTAAAATTTATTCCAACTGGAAACGATTCTAAATAA